The window ATTGCAGAAAAACTGGGAGTTCCTGCAATTACTTATGTAAAGAAGATAGAAGAAATAAACGAAACTCGTATAAGAGTAGAAAGGATGATGGAAGAAGGATATGAGGTAATTGAGACGGGATTTCCTGCTCTAATTACAGTGGTAAAGGAGATTAACGAGCCGAGGCTTCCTTCTTTAAAAGGAATGGTGCGGGCAAAAAAGGCTGAAATTCATAAGTGGAATGCCTCTGATATTGCCTGTGAAAAGAGCAGGATTGGACAATCCGGTTCTCCCACTATTGTCAACAAGATATTTACTCCGCCTCCCCACAAAGGAGGGGAGACAATACTGGGAGATCCTGAAGAACAGGTTCAAAAATTGGTGGAGAAGCTCCGCCAGGCAAAAGTAATCTAATTAAAAA is drawn from bacterium and contains these coding sequences:
- a CDS encoding electron transfer flavoprotein subunit beta/FixA family protein, whose protein sequence is MNFIVCIKQVPGTTEVKIDPKTNTLIREGVESIVNPFDSYAIEEALRLKERMGGKVTVISMGPPQAESALREALSMGCDEAILLTDRAFAGSDTLATSYTLACGIKKIGEFGLVICGKQAIDGDTAQVGPGIAEKLGVPAITYVKKIEEINETRIRVERMMEEGYEVIETGFPALITVVKEINEPRLPSLKGMVRAKKAEIHKWNASDIACEKSRIGQSGSPTIVNKIFTPPPHKGGETILGDPEEQVQKLVEKLRQAKVI